A DNA window from Streptococcus sp. LPB0220 contains the following coding sequences:
- a CDS encoding polyphosphate polymerase domain-containing protein encodes MKKTIETSFKRIETKYIVAKDDVKDLIKDLKGYVVEDDYPTSTISNIYFDTENFEVIQDALAKQHRREKIRMRTYLETPQADSPVFLEVKSKDEEGIGHKFRLVATSQAIINLMTDGKVDHQIQDPDLVQEIQRLRKRYGHRLEPRMFIYYDRLSLKEKKSIQGYPYQKIRVTIDQNLVFRDQAVSLFDGKKGEPLLEDDFVIMEIKAPGQEPKWLKDILEKYGLVKQKFSKYSCAYHKSQGLDYAPRPVQETVGAAYV; translated from the coding sequence ATGAAAAAAACAATTGAGACAAGTTTCAAACGAATCGAAACAAAATATATCGTCGCAAAAGATGACGTGAAGGACTTGATCAAAGACTTAAAAGGATATGTCGTAGAAGATGATTACCCAACCTCAACCATTTCAAATATTTATTTTGATACGGAAAATTTTGAGGTTATTCAAGATGCTCTTGCCAAACAACACCGCCGTGAAAAAATTCGGATGCGGACTTATTTAGAAACACCTCAAGCAGACAGTCCAGTGTTTCTAGAGGTGAAGTCAAAAGATGAAGAAGGAATTGGCCATAAATTCCGTCTAGTCGCCACTTCACAAGCCATTATCAACTTGATGACAGATGGGAAAGTAGATCATCAGATACAAGATCCAGACTTAGTGCAAGAGATTCAGAGATTGCGCAAACGTTATGGTCATCGATTGGAACCACGGATGTTCATTTACTATGATCGCTTGTCTCTCAAAGAAAAGAAATCCATTCAGGGTTATCCTTATCAGAAGATTCGCGTGACAATCGATCAAAACTTAGTCTTTCGAGATCAGGCTGTTAGCCTTTTTGATGGGAAGAAAGGAGAACCTCTACTAGAGGATGACTTCGTGATCATGGAAATTAAGGCTCCTGGCCAAGAACCTAAATGGCTAAAGGATATTTTAGAGAAGTATGGTTTGGTCAAGCAGAAATTTTCAAAATATAGCTGTGCTTATCATAAATCACAAGGCTTGGATTATGCCCCAAGACCAGTTCAAGAAACGGTAGGTGCTGCCTATGTCTAA
- a CDS encoding carbohydrate-binding domain-containing protein produces MKSNKWKFLLTGAATLTLLTACSQASSQSATTNATTTASSVSKKTTKTKQSDYFTEKDSDTSYDESKASIVKLSGSSATVSGDGVAVSGSTVTISKAGTYVISGESDGVQIKVEAGDSDDVHIVLKGVTMSNTNAPISATKAGHVYLTLANGTTNTLSDSSSNSDEDADAVIFSKGDLTINGSGTLNIDAKKNNGIKANDTLHITGGTYKITAVGDALNVNDELNITGTTMTIDADEDAVKVDNDEDTSVGTMYLSDNKMTITAGDDGIHASGDLIIDSGTYQVTESVEGLEGKSITINGGDITIYATDDGVNAANANANQDEIFFTMNGGTLNVEVGQGDTDPIDSNGNVTVTGGTINLTGQSGFDFDGTATYTGGDIYINGEKQTEIVNSMPGGGGAPGGGGPQGGGPGGGHP; encoded by the coding sequence ATGAAATCAAACAAATGGAAATTTTTATTAACGGGGGCCGCAACCCTCACCCTACTAACAGCGTGTAGCCAAGCATCATCTCAATCAGCTACAACAAACGCAACAACAACTGCTTCTAGTGTCTCAAAGAAAACGACTAAAACCAAGCAATCTGACTATTTTACCGAAAAAGATTCAGACACCTCATATGATGAAAGTAAAGCATCTATTGTCAAACTATCTGGCTCGTCTGCAACTGTTTCAGGGGATGGCGTAGCCGTTTCTGGATCAACTGTGACCATCTCGAAGGCCGGAACTTATGTCATCTCTGGTGAATCTGATGGGGTTCAAATCAAAGTCGAAGCAGGTGACTCAGATGATGTTCATATCGTCTTAAAAGGTGTTACTATGTCCAACACCAACGCACCAATTTCTGCTACGAAAGCGGGGCATGTCTACCTGACTCTAGCAAATGGCACGACCAATACCTTGTCTGATTCAAGTTCAAACAGTGATGAAGATGCCGATGCGGTCATCTTCTCTAAAGGCGACCTCACCATCAATGGTTCGGGTACGCTCAACATCGATGCCAAGAAGAACAACGGGATAAAGGCCAATGACACTCTCCACATCACGGGTGGAACCTATAAAATCACAGCTGTAGGAGATGCCCTCAATGTCAATGACGAACTCAATATCACTGGCACGACCATGACCATTGACGCAGATGAAGATGCGGTCAAGGTGGATAATGATGAAGATACTTCGGTCGGAACCATGTACCTTTCAGATAACAAAATGACCATCACAGCAGGAGACGATGGCATCCATGCTTCTGGTGATCTGATCATCGATAGCGGAACCTATCAGGTAACCGAGTCTGTCGAAGGTCTCGAAGGAAAATCGATCACCATTAACGGTGGAGATATCACCATCTATGCAACCGATGACGGGGTCAATGCGGCTAATGCTAATGCCAACCAAGATGAAATTTTCTTCACCATGAATGGTGGAACTCTCAACGTTGAAGTTGGCCAAGGGGATACCGATCCAATCGACTCAAACGGTAATGTCACTGTGACTGGAGGAACCATCAATTTAACAGGGCAATCCGGCTTTGACTTTGATGGTACTGCTACCTACACCGGTGGAGATATCTATATCAATGGTGAAAAACAAACAGAAATTGTCAATTCCATGCCTGGAGGCGGTGGGGCTCCCGGCGGTGGCGGACCTCAAGGTGGTGGACCTGGAGGCGGACATCCATAA
- a CDS encoding DUF4947 domain-containing protein — MMKKQTLPLFFTLLLSLLFLSACVPDLKINFKQVPTTTSSKKKTTKKSSSSRSTSSTSTGNSSSSPSTTTETTSDIITTEGLPRNAQEAPKDKIYATGNLKVAYSRNDDNIFVQTPDYEGYTTALVQKILGNPEKQITDPAYISESFQNIELENIKNLYRKGKITEEQAHAFLLGAVDLKQASKFGVDYTIYTYKNNTIQLVFENDQLLYITPNPDVVFFK; from the coding sequence ATGATGAAAAAACAGACACTACCTCTTTTCTTCACACTCTTGCTGTCTCTTCTTTTTCTATCAGCCTGTGTGCCGGACCTTAAGATCAATTTTAAACAAGTGCCTACTACTACCAGCTCAAAAAAGAAAACCACTAAAAAAAGTAGCTCGAGTCGTTCAACTAGCTCAACTAGCACAGGTAATTCCTCTAGCTCTCCCTCAACTACTACGGAGACCACTTCTGACATCATCACAACCGAAGGGCTCCCTAGAAATGCCCAAGAAGCACCCAAGGATAAAATTTATGCAACAGGGAACTTAAAAGTAGCCTACTCTAGAAATGACGACAATATTTTTGTACAAACGCCGGATTATGAAGGGTATACCACTGCTCTTGTCCAAAAAATCCTTGGAAATCCAGAAAAACAAATAACAGACCCTGCTTATATTAGCGAATCTTTTCAAAATATTGAGCTAGAAAATATTAAAAATCTCTACCGTAAGGGGAAAATTACAGAAGAACAAGCTCATGCCTTTTTATTGGGAGCTGTTGATCTGAAACAAGCTTCTAAATTCGGAGTAGATTACACCATTTACACCTATAAAAACAACACCATCCAACTGGTCTTTGAAAACGACCAACTCCTCTATATTACGCCAAATCCTGATGTTGTCTTCTTTAAATAA
- a CDS encoding YhgE/Pip domain-containing protein encodes MMKEWKAILKKPTFIIVMIGVALIPALYNIIFLSSMWDPYGQVSDLPVAVVNKDQSATYNGQKMEIGKDMVSNLKDNDSLDFHFVDEKAAKDGLKNGDYYMIVTLPEDLSKKASSILTNHPEQMTIDYQTSSGHSFIAGKMSDTAMTKMKQSVAEKVTNTYTTALFSKMGSLKSGMGTAADGSAKLADGASKLEDGGQTLSTNLNTLARSSLAFSDGATTLRTGLAAYTDGVGQLGNGLNQMAGQLPNLVSGVNQLNNGFGTFNTGLMAYATGVDRLGNGLNQMASQTPQLASGVGQLTSGMGTLNDGLGNYTNGVRQLNSGLSNFSNGLATYTNGVATLSEGAGQLSSQSATLRNGVSQLESGIQTLSSQLQASTSQSAQIDQLAAGLNQLNAAIQNASVDTSQLSSGLTSIANSAQSILASAQADRANALASVQGTAAYQAMTADQQAEISAAISSSPSSSETAAQGILTTIQTIQSSLNTGNSLTQLQTAANQVLPTASSTLTDLSSGLSKIQSAVSGQLLPASQTISQGIGAYTAGVDKIASGASQLQTNSSTLTDGASQLAAGVGQLDSKSSELLAGSNQLASGLGELNGKMPALTSGMNQLASGATQLTGKSGELVAGAGKLADGVGQLNSKTPELAGGVNKLVTGVNQLTEKSSQLVNGADKLADGANQISEGSSKLATGGQTLTNGLGELATGSQTLSQGLNDAKGQLNAATTEKENAKTLANPVTTSKTDQDNVPVNGVGMAPYMISVALFVCALSTNMIFAKLPSGRHPESRWAWFKSRFEVNGTIAVVAGILVYGAVHLIGLSANHEMATLFLCVIGSLAFMSIVTALTTWQRKVGAFLSLILLLLQLASSAGTYPLALTNGFFQAIHPFLPMSYTVSGLRQTISMTGEIGNQVVFLLMTIALFAGLGMWFYNPKKYEED; translated from the coding sequence ATGATGAAAGAATGGAAGGCTATTCTTAAAAAGCCAACATTTATCATTGTCATGATTGGAGTTGCTTTGATTCCAGCTCTTTATAATATTATTTTTCTATCTTCCATGTGGGATCCATATGGCCAAGTTTCGGATCTTCCTGTAGCGGTTGTCAATAAGGATCAATCTGCTACATATAATGGACAAAAGATGGAAATAGGAAAAGACATGGTGTCCAATTTGAAGGACAATGACTCACTTGATTTTCATTTTGTAGATGAGAAAGCTGCGAAAGATGGTCTTAAAAATGGCGATTATTATATGATTGTAACCCTGCCTGAGGATCTTTCAAAGAAAGCTAGCTCCATCTTAACCAATCATCCGGAACAGATGACCATTGATTACCAAACATCCAGTGGTCATAGTTTTATCGCAGGGAAAATGAGCGACACTGCGATGACAAAGATGAAGCAGTCAGTGGCCGAAAAAGTGACCAATACGTATACAACAGCTTTATTTTCCAAAATGGGATCGCTTAAATCTGGTATGGGGACAGCGGCAGATGGAAGTGCTAAATTAGCAGATGGTGCAAGTAAATTGGAAGATGGTGGTCAAACACTGTCTACTAATTTGAATACATTGGCTCGTTCAAGCTTAGCATTTTCAGATGGTGCGACTACTCTTCGTACGGGTCTAGCAGCCTATACAGATGGTGTTGGTCAATTAGGAAATGGTCTCAATCAAATGGCTGGTCAACTTCCAAACTTGGTATCTGGCGTCAATCAATTAAATAATGGGTTTGGTACTTTTAATACAGGCTTGATGGCTTACGCTACCGGAGTGGATCGATTAGGAAATGGTCTCAATCAAATGGCGAGTCAAACCCCTCAGTTAGCTTCAGGAGTTGGTCAATTAACCAGTGGTATGGGGACCCTCAATGATGGTCTTGGGAATTATACCAATGGCGTGCGTCAATTGAATTCAGGCCTATCTAACTTTTCAAATGGTTTAGCAACCTATACAAATGGAGTCGCTACTTTATCAGAAGGAGCGGGTCAATTAAGTAGTCAATCTGCTACCCTTCGAAATGGGGTTTCACAATTAGAATCAGGTATTCAAACATTATCAAGCCAGCTACAAGCTTCTACAAGTCAATCTGCTCAGATTGATCAATTGGCAGCTGGTTTAAACCAATTAAATGCAGCGATTCAAAATGCTTCAGTAGATACCAGTCAACTTTCGTCTGGATTGACGAGTATTGCGAATTCAGCTCAATCAATCCTTGCTTCAGCCCAAGCGGATCGTGCAAATGCCCTTGCAAGTGTACAAGGGACAGCAGCTTATCAAGCAATGACAGCTGATCAACAAGCGGAAATCAGTGCGGCGATCTCATCTAGCCCAAGCTCGAGTGAAACAGCAGCTCAAGGGATCTTGACAACGATCCAAACGATCCAAAGTAGTTTGAATACAGGAAATAGCTTGACACAGCTGCAAACTGCAGCCAATCAAGTTTTACCAACAGCTTCTTCTACCTTGACAGACTTGTCAAGTGGCTTGTCTAAGATCCAATCCGCAGTTAGTGGACAATTGTTGCCGGCTAGCCAAACCATCAGTCAAGGGATTGGCGCTTATACAGCTGGTGTTGATAAAATCGCTAGTGGGGCAAGCCAACTTCAGACCAATAGTAGCACTTTAACGGATGGTGCTAGTCAGTTAGCAGCAGGGGTTGGCCAACTAGATAGTAAATCATCAGAATTACTTGCAGGAAGCAATCAATTAGCTTCTGGTCTAGGTGAGTTAAATGGGAAGATGCCTGCCTTGACATCAGGCATGAATCAACTGGCTTCAGGAGCGACCCAATTAACAGGTAAGTCGGGTGAATTGGTTGCCGGTGCTGGAAAATTAGCTGACGGTGTAGGACAATTGAACAGCAAAACTCCAGAATTGGCAGGTGGTGTCAACAAACTTGTCACTGGTGTCAATCAGTTGACAGAAAAATCAAGTCAATTGGTGAATGGGGCTGATAAACTAGCTGACGGAGCAAATCAAATCTCAGAAGGATCCAGCAAATTAGCAACGGGTGGCCAAACATTGACAAACGGTTTAGGTGAATTAGCAACAGGAAGCCAAACCTTGAGTCAAGGATTAAACGATGCTAAGGGACAATTGAATGCTGCTACAACTGAAAAAGAAAACGCAAAAACCTTAGCCAATCCTGTTACGACTTCTAAAACAGATCAAGATAATGTCCCGGTGAATGGTGTCGGAATGGCTCCTTATATGATCTCTGTAGCACTCTTTGTTTGTGCCTTGTCAACCAATATGATCTTTGCAAAATTGCCATCCGGTCGTCATCCTGAAAGTCGTTGGGCATGGTTTAAATCTCGCTTTGAGGTCAATGGAACCATTGCGGTGGTTGCAGGAATCTTGGTCTATGGTGCTGTTCACTTGATTGGTTTATCTGCCAATCATGAGATGGCTACCCTCTTCCTTTGTGTGATCGGTAGTCTAGCCTTCATGTCTATCGTGACCGCTTTAACAACATGGCAAAGAAAGGTCGGTGCTTTCCTCTCGTTGATCCTCTTGCTCTTGCAATTGGCTTCTAGTGCAGGAACTTATCCTCTTGCTTTGACAAATGGATTTTTCCAAGCCATTCATCCATTCTTGCCAATGAGCTATACCGTCTCTGGTCTTCGTCAAACGATTTCGATGACAGGAGAAATTGGAAATCAAGTGGTCTTTCTTTTGATGACCATTGCTCTATTTGCGGGACTAGGGATGTGGTTTTACAATCCAAAAAAATATGAAGAGGACTAA
- a CDS encoding TetR/AcrR family transcriptional regulator has product MTESNKRLKTKRNIEEAMVRLLEKESFDQITTVELAQESGISRSSFYTHYRDKYDMIERYQQALFHKLEYIFDKHQDDKRQAITEVFEFLTKEPLFAVLLTENGTKEIQTFLRHKLQILLVDSLQERYSHKSLTDIERVYSSVYLTNAFFGVCQMWVSRGKKESPQQMAEFLLKMLR; this is encoded by the coding sequence ATGACTGAGAGCAATAAACGATTAAAAACAAAACGAAATATCGAGGAGGCGATGGTTCGACTACTAGAAAAGGAATCATTCGACCAAATCACAACGGTTGAGTTAGCACAAGAATCCGGCATTAGTCGCTCTAGCTTTTATACCCACTATCGAGACAAGTACGATATGATCGAGCGCTACCAACAAGCACTCTTTCACAAGCTTGAATATATCTTTGACAAACACCAAGACGACAAGCGCCAAGCGATTACAGAAGTGTTCGAATTCCTAACCAAGGAGCCCCTCTTTGCAGTTCTTCTGACAGAGAATGGAACCAAAGAGATCCAAACCTTCTTACGACATAAATTACAGATTCTTCTGGTTGATAGTTTGCAAGAGCGCTATAGTCATAAATCATTAACAGATATTGAAAGAGTCTACAGTTCTGTCTATCTGACCAATGCCTTCTTCGGAGTCTGTCAGATGTGGGTTTCGCGCGGAAAAAAAGAAAGTCCTCAACAAATGGCTGAATTTTTATTGAAAATGTTACGGTAA
- the rpsD gene encoding 30S ribosomal protein S4, producing MSRYTGPSWKQSRRLGLSLTGTGKELARRNYVPGQHGPNNRSKLSEYGLQLAEKQKLRFSYGLGEKQFRNLFVQATKVKEGTVGFNFMLLLERRLDNVVYRLGLATTRRQARQFVNHGHILVDGKRVDIPSYRVTPGQVISVREKSAKVPAILEAVEATVGRPAFVSFDADKLEGSLTRLPERDEINPEINEALVVEFYNKML from the coding sequence ATGTCACGTTATACAGGACCATCTTGGAAACAATCTCGCCGTCTTGGCTTGTCACTTACAGGTACAGGTAAAGAATTGGCACGTCGTAACTACGTACCAGGTCAACACGGACCAAACAACCGTTCAAAATTGTCAGAATACGGTTTGCAATTAGCTGAAAAACAAAAACTTCGTTTCTCTTACGGACTTGGTGAAAAACAATTCCGTAACTTGTTCGTACAAGCTACTAAAGTTAAAGAAGGAACTGTCGGTTTCAACTTCATGCTTCTTTTGGAACGTCGTTTGGATAACGTTGTTTACCGTCTTGGACTTGCGACTACTCGTCGTCAAGCTCGTCAATTCGTTAACCACGGTCACATCCTTGTTGACGGAAAACGCGTTGATATCCCTTCATACCGCGTAACTCCAGGTCAAGTGATCTCAGTTCGCGAAAAATCAGCTAAGGTTCCAGCTATCCTTGAAGCTGTTGAAGCTACAGTTGGACGTCCAGCATTCGTATCATTCGATGCTGACAAACTTGAAGGTTCATTGACTCGCCTTCCAGAACGCGATGAAATCAACCCAGAAATCAACGAAGCACTTGTCGTTGAATTCTACAACAAAATGCTTTAA
- a CDS encoding ABC transporter ATP-binding protein: MTDILTVKDVSFSFGDKAVLNNVSLEVQKGEIVSILGPSGVGKSTLFNLIAGIFPLQKGAIEVDDAPISFGKVSYMLQKDLLLEHKTVLGNIILPLQLKKIPKEEATSTALKLLDEFKLGSIANLYPNALSGGMRQRVALLRTYLLGHTVFLLDEAFSALDELTRQDLYQWYLESKERLGLTTLLITHSIEEALTLSDRVYILNHNPGEIVADLPLKWDPATDRDWQQLQYKKRIIELLSEFH, from the coding sequence GTGACTGATATTTTAACCGTAAAAGATGTAAGTTTCTCTTTTGGAGATAAAGCAGTTTTAAACAATGTATCACTAGAAGTGCAAAAAGGAGAAATCGTCTCTATTCTAGGTCCAAGTGGGGTAGGGAAATCAACCTTGTTTAATTTAATTGCTGGGATCTTTCCCTTACAAAAGGGCGCTATAGAAGTAGATGATGCCCCGATCTCCTTTGGAAAAGTCAGCTATATGCTACAAAAGGATCTTTTGTTAGAACATAAGACAGTATTGGGAAATATTATTCTTCCCCTTCAATTAAAAAAGATTCCTAAGGAAGAGGCAACATCTACAGCTCTAAAATTGTTAGATGAATTTAAATTGGGAAGTATTGCCAACCTTTATCCCAATGCCCTGAGTGGGGGGATGCGGCAACGGGTGGCGCTATTGAGAACCTATCTTCTGGGTCATACTGTCTTCCTATTAGATGAAGCTTTTAGTGCCTTAGATGAATTGACAAGGCAGGATCTTTATCAATGGTATCTGGAAAGCAAGGAACGTCTTGGTCTCACTACTCTTTTGATCACTCATAGTATCGAAGAAGCTTTGACGTTGAGTGACCGGGTCTATATCTTGAATCATAATCCTGGAGAAATTGTTGCAGATCTTCCTTTAAAATGGGATCCAGCAACGGATAGAGACTGGCAACAATTGCAATATAAAAAACGAATCATAGAATTATTGTCTGAATTTCATTGA
- a CDS encoding ABC transporter substrate-binding protein — MKKSIGLFFSIILGFVFLSACQNSVKQSSSGLKKIDFILDWTPNTNHTGLYVAKEKGYFKDAGLDVDIKLPPEDSSSDLIINGKAPFGIYFQDSMAKKLDKGAGITAIAAIVEHNTSGIISRKDAAITSPKDLVGKKYGTWNDPIELEMIKSMMKKEGADFNQVKLVPNSDSNSITPIENKVFDAAWIYHGWDGILAEQKGMKTNFFYMKDFVPAFDYYSPVIIANNDYLKSHKEEAKKFIQAVKKGYQYAIEHPEEAADILIKQAPALANQRDFVLASQKYLSSQYASDKDKWGQFDSKRWNAFYAWAKEQGLVSNDLEDKGFTNELVGD; from the coding sequence ATGAAAAAGTCAATAGGTTTATTTTTCTCAATAATATTGGGATTTGTTTTCTTGAGTGCTTGTCAAAATTCTGTCAAGCAATCGTCAAGTGGTTTGAAAAAGATTGATTTTATTCTAGATTGGACCCCGAATACCAATCACACGGGTCTCTATGTAGCAAAGGAAAAAGGGTACTTTAAAGATGCAGGACTGGATGTAGATATAAAACTTCCTCCGGAAGACAGTAGTTCTGATTTGATTATCAATGGGAAAGCTCCATTTGGTATTTATTTCCAAGATTCTATGGCCAAGAAATTGGATAAAGGTGCGGGTATTACCGCTATTGCAGCTATTGTCGAACACAATACGTCAGGGATTATTTCAAGAAAAGATGCAGCGATCACAAGTCCAAAAGATTTGGTTGGTAAGAAGTATGGTACCTGGAATGATCCGATTGAGTTGGAAATGATCAAATCGATGATGAAAAAAGAAGGGGCTGATTTTAATCAAGTAAAATTGGTTCCAAATAGTGATTCAAATTCCATTACTCCGATTGAAAATAAGGTCTTTGATGCTGCTTGGATTTATCACGGTTGGGATGGAATTTTGGCTGAGCAAAAGGGAATGAAAACCAATTTCTTCTATATGAAAGATTTTGTTCCTGCATTTGACTACTATTCGCCTGTTATTATTGCTAACAATGACTATTTGAAATCTCATAAAGAGGAAGCAAAAAAATTCATTCAAGCGGTGAAAAAAGGCTACCAATATGCTATAGAGCATCCAGAAGAAGCAGCAGATATCTTGATTAAACAGGCCCCTGCTTTGGCTAACCAGCGTGATTTTGTACTAGCTTCTCAAAAATATCTTTCCAGTCAATATGCTTCAGACAAGGATAAATGGGGACAGTTTGACTCCAAACGTTGGAATGCTTTTTATGCTTGGGCAAAAGAGCAAGGATTGGTTTCAAATGACTTAGAAGACAAAGGTTTCACAAATGAATTGGTAGGTGACTGA